The following proteins are co-located in the Apium graveolens cultivar Ventura chromosome 5, ASM990537v1, whole genome shotgun sequence genome:
- the LOC141724510 gene encoding ethylene-responsive transcription factor ERF017-like, whose protein sequence is MVKPMNTESSSNDAVAAARHSHHRITKSADSSSSSSCKYTGVRKRKWGKFVSEIRLPNSRERIWLGSYDSAFKAARAFDAALYCLRGPSAKFNFPDNPPEIANGRSLTPAQIQVEAAKFAHSGPRVASDHDSSSSSGSDELQQVDSPSASDGATQGTMETGVDNMLLDQFKTMGWESNYSVPEFSYFPSLEDFQDDLFLRPVTGPIDNEVEEPCDEFGSFLWTF, encoded by the coding sequence ATGGTAAAACCTATGAATACGGAATCGAGCAGCAACGATGCTGTTGCTGCTGCTCGACACAGTCATCACCGTATTACTAAATCAGCTGACTCATCCTCCTCGTCCTCGTGTAAATACACGGGGGTAAGGAAGAGGAAATGGGGCAAGTTTGTTTCCGAAATTAGGCTCCCCAATAGCCGGGAGAGAATTTGGTTAGGTTCTTATGACTCCGCTTTTAAGGCAGCAAGGGCATTCGACGCTGCCCTTTACTGCCTTCGTGGCCCCAGTGCTAAATTTAATTTTCCCGATAATCCTCCCGAGATTGCTAACGGGAGGTCACTCACTCCAGCTCAAATACAAGTTGAGGCTGCCAAGTTTGCTCATTCGGGTCCTCGAGTCGCGTCGGATCATGACAGTTCGAGCTCGTCAGGGTCAGACGAGCTACAACAGGTGGATTCCCCGTCGGCATCAGACGGGGCAACACAAGGGACCATGGAGACAGGAGTAGATAACATGTTACTGGATCAGTTCAAGACCATGGGTTGGGAAAGTAATTACAGTGTTCCGGAGTTTAGTTATTTTCCGAGTTTGGAGGATTTTCAAGATGATTTGTTTTTGAGACCAGTAACAGGTCCGATTGATAACGAAGTTGAAGAACCTTGTGATGAGTTTGGGTCGTTTCTTTGGACTTTCTAA